The DNA window AACTAAAACTAtgcttgtattttaaacaaatgtcTTGCAATTCAGGGATATAAAAATAGTCTGTTAAATCTTAACTTTACAATATGTACAATATTTGCACTGTAATACACATTTGAGCTATGAAATActaaatttataaatatttgttggTTCGAACAGCTGTTCATATACTACATTTGAAACCTGGAATAGTGTTTCAGACATACAGGATTCTCCAGACTTCTTTTTTTCAACAACAGTCAGCAGACTCGCCAACTTAATGCAATTAACTTTATAGGCAGGAATAGTATCTTACaccacattttaaaggaaataaacattCCATGTTAAATTTATTTTGCCTGCATAAGCATCACTgagacaaaaattaaaagaaaattgttaattTGGTGGGCTTCAAATGCTTTTGATCTTCCACAGAAGCAGAGCATCTTTGACATCAGAACAGTTGGGTTTTGTCAATAAAGAGTATGCACAGAACAGATTGTTTCTACATACTGCTAAGTGCACCTTAGGCCCAGAGGCAGATAACCCTCCCCGCTCCAGAGACTGCTGAAGTCCAGATTCTTGTATGCTAAAGCACTGTCTATGGTTGCTGGGAGTAAAAGAAACTCAGAGTCAACAAATTTGGAAGGTTGTACATTCTGTGCCCATTTCAGCATTACATGTGCAAAGGAAAGACAGACGCTCCAGTATTTGGACAGAGTGACTAGCTATACCTTGGTTACTGTTtgtgtgcctctttttttttttcagtacatTACATGGTGCTATCAGAATGATTGTGCACATGTCAGTTTAGCAACTTGCTCAGGGAAACCTGGAAAACTAAAAGCTCCAAAAGGGCTTTGCCTAAGTAGATGAATGGAAGaacaatattttgtttcatttccccaAAATTTTCACGTTGTGTGTGAACCAGAGTGTTTTAATAAACCATAATTTCCAATAAGCCCTGTTACGTGTTACCTGATCTAGACAGGTAAGCAACTgaagaatgaagtgtaatgctGCTTATGTTCACCCTCTCTGTGTGTGGAAAAAGTCAGGGTTTTGAAGAGAAGAACCTCCAGTATACATGGAGACTCCAAGCGGGGAGACCAACGATGGGTTCAAGATTAGTGTGCTCTCTTCGTACCATGACTACTTTAACTGCATTGCAGTGAGTAAGTGATATATGCCAGACTTCATTTTGAAATCAACTGGCTTGTACACCATAATCTCTGGTTTGTAAACTGCAAACTGTTTCAAAATACACTAGCTGTAAACTGGCTCATTTTACAGCAACCTTTGGTTTTGACATGACATGTTTGGAAAGTGAAACAAAATATTACTGTGGTTCTTGCAGAAAAGACAGGAGGAATGGGAGCCACCTTAGGTATTATTTGGGCTGCAGATAATtagcatctggagagccacacatttTTCACACCTGAACTTATACAATTCTAGAATTCTGTGAACACAGCTAAACCAGTAATTTTATTGAGACAACTGCAGTAGCAGACAAGAGTTGAACCAAAAATGCTGACTCCTTTCTGGTTTTAGTCCTGATATTTTCTTTCCCATTATTTTGCTGATTATCAGTCCCTAACAGGGTCTTCTGAACAGTTATGCAATGCTCTTTCCTCTCCTAATTCTGTTCATTCTTTACTAGAGGGCCTTGACAGAGTGCCCATGTTCCAGGTTTTACTTAAaccatttatttatgtaaaaattaaaaaacagtgtAGGCACAGAGTTCATAATTATTAGTAAAACTTAAGAAATTATACAGTTTTTGCCTTtgtgcattttcctctttttagATTTTGTTGTCCTCTGTCCGAACTGAGAACTGGGAAGTTCAGCAGTTGGACTAGCAAGGACATCTGTATAGTATGGATATCTCACTGATCTGGGCTGTGGAATGGGCTGTCCCAGGAAGTATCCTTCTTCTTCAGAATCTGATGAGGATGACGATGAATACCAAGAGTCTTCCTCATCACCAAAAAATCCAAGAAACTGGTCATAGTCTGAAGCAATATGAGTATAATGGCTATACGAGTTTGGTGTGCATGCCCGAACTGCATGAGGAGTTTTATTTTGAACAAACTTGTCATAATCCTGGGGAGAATAAAAATTAAGTCTCTCCTTTGGGGAGGTCTTCCTTTCTGCAACCAAATGAAGTGCATTGTCAGACCGAGACTTCCTACTCCTCCTGCGAcgatgttgatgtttcttcccctGGTCTTCAAAATGATAAACACGTCTCCGAGTCCTTTCACTCATAGGAGGCTGACGAATGTCAAGATTCTCGTAATTCCCATTATCAATTACATCATCTGAAAACTTAACTTGCTGAGGTCTACTCTGGGATTTGGATCTTCTTAGTACCGGCATGTGCACTGGCTTTTCTTCTGGCAGTGGCTCACCTTGACATAATTCAGAGCTTAAACTCTTTAGAGACTCTGTGCTCCGATGAAGCATAGAGGAATTCAGAGTTCCCATGTTGCTCATTTTCTCACAGTCCTCTGTCTCCAGCTCCTGATAGGTATGCAAGGAATACAAAGAAGGTCTTGGTTTGACTTCTCCATCAACAGAAGcacctaagagagagagagagagaaggaatgaagAATGTTTAAAGAATTACTGCTGCCCACCATCTCTGTTCTGTTACAAAAACACTTCATATGTGGAAAATGTAGATGAAGTCTTATTTTGGAAAGCTATGTTTTGGTGAAGTAATCTTATTTACAGGCTGACATTCTATTATTTGGCATAATAAATTACAcaagaataggtccattgaatcagtaggaatttggtgaatcaactccttcataagttctgttgattcaaataggcctactctagtaggtcacaactagaatagacccacttgaatcaatggcattGTTGAATCATTGTGGAGGAACTggcttattacactaagcaacaggatttcagccacagtgaaGTAAGAGCTATCAAGATAAAATATTAAAGGCATTTCAAAGTAACCTCTCAAGATTGCAGTAAGAAAGCAGTTCAGCTTTACTTTCACATTTTTCTCTACTATTAGTCTCCATAGGTGGTAAGGATTAAAAGAACTATCATTCTTTTTCCCACCCCATCCAGCACTCTCCTTCCATTGCTTCCTGCTTAAATAAGATATGACTATGCATAGAGCAGTATGCACAGCAATTATCTTCATGTATTGAAATACATGTCCATATGTAGTGTTCAATAGGCCAGCCAGGAAAAGTCTCTGTCTCTACAGGAAGTACACTCTTGTCTCTTGAGTGGGTTGGTACCTGCACAGGGAGCACTTAAAGGAAACCAACCTTGCTCtgtatcaagtacagtggtgcctcgcttaacgattttaattggttccaaaaaaaaacatcgctatgtgaaaacattgttaagtgaaacaccatttcccatagagatgcattgaaaactggataatccgttccaattggaacggattaccatccttaagcgaaaatccccataggaaaaaacgttaagcgaaacccattgaaatgcattgaagcctatttgaATGGGGGGAaacattcacaaaaaattcaaaaagactcagaacaaagccaaattgagttaacaaaggttttattaggtgcactaacgattccaagcattttaaacattttttaaacattttagaatattttaaaaatagcaaaaacggggctgtaaaaaaaaagttacgcgaaacaaggggacctaaaactgtcatcgttacgtgaagcatggtcccgaaatcgttaagcgaaaatcgcccatagggaaaatcgttaagtgaagcacaagatcactccgaaaaagccatcgttaagtgaatttttcgttgtacgaagcaatcgttaagcgaggcaccactgtaccttgtatAATAACGGAAGGCAGAGCTTCAAACATAAAATGTCAGCTCAAGGctaaaccacataaatgtatccAAATGATGCTGAATTCTTAGTTATCTTACCTGTGATATTAGATAAAGCAAGGGAGTCCATCGAGTCCCGAACACACTGCTCTTGTTTCAGGTTTGACAAACACTCCAGTGAATTGCCATACCATGGCTTTTGGTCGCATTTGTATCTAGGTGTGCCGTGTTCCATGTCCAATTCTTGGATCTTCCTGCTGTTGCCAGGACCCGGGTGGCTCCCATATGCAGAGTCTCCTAAGCCATCTTGGGACTGGGCCCAGTACATATCTGACTGGTATTTTTTACTTGCTAGGCTTTGACTATTTTTCTTCAACTCTGTTCTCCCTTTAACCATACCCTCACATATCCACTGCTCATTGCCTCTAACATCCAGGTCTACTGGCTGCTGGAAGAGGCCTTtatcaccaaattttaggagcaACTGAGTCATATAGTCTTCATGTTCAGCCCACTCTTCTGGATCATCAGAgatttcctcccctcttcctttccagAGGTCTTCGTCAACAAAACTAACACCTTGCCTTGATAAGCTTAAGTCATCCAGTTTCCGAGAAAGTGTATCGTCAGCAGTGCTTGAAAGACCAGGGAATTTGTAGTTCATTGCTGGGGACAGGAGGAGAGATTGCCTGCACTGATCTGCTGACCGGCTACTTTTCCCCATACGAACACTTCTTCTGGAGTCTCTGGATCGAGCAGACTGGAAGGCAGAATCAGAAGAGTCTGAAGCATGAACATCTTCTCCCAGGCTGCATGACTTGGAACAATAAATCTGGCCTTGCTTGGGAAGGAAAGGGCAGCCAAGTAGAGAAACTTTGCAATGAGCGCAAGAAAAGCAAGTTTCTGTAGCATGCCAGTGTTGTCCATCATAAGTCATCTGAGCGTGATCAacccctgtgtgtttttttaaaaaaagaaatatttagggATTTGGTACATACATGCTGGATTAcgatttaataaaaataaaaaacatgaaCCAAAAGACACAGTCTAACCCAAAGTTACACATATTTAAATCATACCAATGTCAATAAAAaccttgtggcacattaaaggctagcaaataaactgaaactagaACCCATTTCACCGATAGATAAAGTTCAGTTCTAGTCCTATGAAATGCTTTATCATGCAGCATATTTGCAGCttctaaggtgccacaaaatttaGGATGCAATGCAAACTCCAGTCTAAATATAAAGCTGCAATGAAAACAGTGGgacaaaaaggaaattaaaaggaACAGCAGTATATCTGAATGTACAGATCATACCAAAAGAGATTACAATAAAAGTGAGTGGTGACAATACCACACTACATGTAGCTGTGCTATAGTAATCTAACAGTTTAAATTGTAAATAAATCCACAGTGCCAATTAAATCTGAAAGGAATAGAATTAAATTTACTTACAGCATAGCATAGCAAGCACCTGCTGTTACAACTGAAATATCTTACTGAAGTATAATGACTCTGAGGTCAGCTGCAGAGTCTTCTGAGAAAATGAAATCTTCTCCCACTGGCTTATAAATATTAACTTGAAAGTAAGAGCCTCAAACATAGCGATAAGGTCTTGCAAGAAACCTGGGTGCCAACTCTACCCCACACCAGACCATATTGTCTCTCAGTCTTGATCTCATCAGCCGTCTAGACAGAAGACCTTTCAGAACATCTGctttgatatttttctttcttttgatagTGTCAACTTGTCTATATTAAGATTCAAACTCACCTATGTGTTCCCCACAGGTCTCACAATATTCTGCATAAAGTGACTCAAAACATCCACAGCAGAATGGGCGTCCATCCTTCATAATGTACCTCTGTCCCCCGAGGATAGTTTCACACTCAAGACAACAGAAGTGTTTCATGTGCCAATGGCGGCCCTCTGCTTCTGTGCATTCGTCAGCAAAAATAATCTAAGGGAGGAAAAGTTTTTTAGTCAAAGGTCCAAAGTTGCAGACAATGCTATCTATTACAGTAAGTCTAACAATGTTTTTGAATGGTACATTTTTTGGATGGTCAATTTACTTGTGAAGAAATTAACATGTGGAAAGCCAGAGATTTCTTGATTTTCAATTGTCTGTTAGACGTTAATTGTTTAACAGAACCGGGAATGCAGGGTTCATTTCCAGTTCTGCCTTAGGGAAGTGCAAGATTACCTCATCACACGCCGAACACCGTGGCTTGAGGAGTTCAGCATGGTGTCTCCCACAGTGAATTTTTCCATCTTGATAGAAATAGATTAAGTCAACCAGAAGTTCACTGCATGTAAAGCACATGAAACAAGATGGATGCCAGCAAACTCCAGGCCCAGCTCTTGAGGCAAACACTGCAACTTCACCTCCATTTATCTTGGTGCCACACTGGAAACAAACAGGACAGTTCAAAGTAGTTTTCCCCTATAATCAATATTATTTCATCATCATCCTTTAGTCAAAACTATTACCCATTGGCCTAATCATGAGGCATCCTAAtttatctgttttcttctaaCAGAAAGCACAGATTTATGTACCGTAATCTTACGGCTGTGGTTTGATAATTTCCTAGTCTAACACAGTCAAGCTTCATATATTTTAAGTAAACTTACTAACTTCGTGCTTTTCCCCCAAAGTTTACAccattctctttcctttctatctagttttaaatatataatagtTGAGCTGCACATAGTTTAAGCAAATACATTTCCTTAGGTAATAAGAATGTTACCTGTTCACAAAGGGTATGTATTAGTGCTCTGGGGAGTACTTTGACTGTGCCTCGTCCCagtgcttccttctttctctgtgaACTAAATATTTGaagttccttcttctcttcttcactTAAAGACTGGCAGTATCTCaccttaagcaaaaaaaaaaaaaattcaggaactATGttagttttaaagaaatatctgtatcttttttttatGATATTTCATCTTAGAAACCAGAAGGTTGTGCATATGGTCATGTTAAAGCAAAATGCACATGTAGGAAGAGATCTAAAATCACAGCCATAGAACTTCCCCTATTTTTCATCAATGTGCAATGCTTTGTTTTTTGGCAAGGAGAACTGCTACCGTGACCTGAAGCAAATGTCAGTGCCTGTGTATGTACTGCTATCCTGATTTGGAAGAAAACAACTTACAGGCATTTAGTTTTACAAGCTATGGCTCAGGAATaatacagtagctgaaatccttttACTACGTAGCATACTacattacaactagagtaggtccacggaaccagtggggatttggtaagtcacaattagagtaccGTAGGTCCATTTGATTGTGGCTTACTACACGAAGCAATAAGATTTCAATCAatgtagtggtgcctcgcttaacaggcgccctgtttaatgaggaaatcgcatagcgatgaagattttgcgatcgcttttgcaatcgctttgcgatgttccctatggggaaaaattgctttgcaatgatcggtaccctgttttgcttaccgatcatcgcaaagcgatgattttttaacagctgattggcgattccaaaatggctgcctggtaaaaaaatggccgcccactgtgtttagggacggattcctcgcataagaggcagcggaaatggccgccgtatggaggatcttcactttaaggtgagtttgaagcccacaggaacgcactgaaggggtttcaatgcattcctatgggctttttaaaatcgcatagcgacgaaattgctttgcagcgatttttgctgcacagattatcgtcgctatgcgaggcaccactgtattttcaacagTTTGGGCTTGACTACATATCATAATAGTCCTAGTCATGCTTGTTAAAACTTGCTTTGGCATGTGTGATGATCACCTGTATTAATGTTATGTGCCAGCAGTCTGGTTTCATATTCATTCAAGTCCCAAAATGTTCCCCAGTGCCTAATGAATCTAAACCCCTCTCCCTGACACCACCATCTCGAGACCCCTGTGCTCCGCCTGCCTAGCTGGCCCTGCACGTGGATCAGGTAGCACTTCTGAGAACGCTACCCTTGAGGtcctggctttgagcttcctccctaacaacctaaatttggcttccatGACCTTGCAGTTACATTTCCCCACATTGTTGGTGCCGACATGTACCACCACTGCTACTTTGTCCCCAGCACTCTCTACCAGCCTATCCAGATGAGACATGATGTCTGCAACCTTTGCACCAGGCAAGCAAGTCACCATGTGGTGCTCACAACCATCACAAACCCCTCGCTCTATGTTCCTGTCAATCAAATCACCCACAACCAGaagcctccttcccccccccccatgaagagTATCCTCAGTGCAACTGGATACGGGCCCGTCACCTGTAGAAGGGAACTCCTCTGGGGGATGGTTTCCCTCTTGTCCAGATTCGCATCCTCCAGCCTGGAGACTTCCATCTCTGCAGCTGAGGAGCTGGGATGATGCCTGAAGGTCCCTGGAAGTCTCACTGTGGTCCCTCGCTCCCTGTCTCTGCTTCTCCCAGTCCACGACCAAGACCTCAAGGGAGCGAACCTCTTCCCTGAGTTCTTGGAGCTCCTTGCAACAAGGACACACCTATGGTTTTTGCCCAGGAAGCATATACTCATATGACACTTGGTGCAAAACATGGGATAGCGCCCAACCCACTGTTGTCTGTCTGACTGCATGCTGATATTTGCTTAGAGCTTGACAAACCTTTTCTCAAGATAAGTGACAGGCCGTATCTGGGGCCCTGACTTCCTCTCCCTGCTGCTAAACTTGCACAGCTACTAAACTTGCTGTGTCTTCTTACCCTGCTCTTTGCTGCACTGCAGCACTTTGTTGCAGGAGGCACTCGGGCTCAAGCAAGGGCACTCACTAGGAGGCCTGGCTTTTATCAGCCCCTCTCGGTTTTGCATTGTTGAAAAAAGCAGTGTGGCTGGTCTTAAGAATCACCACCACATAACCACCCTTCCTCTGGCCCGAGAGAAGCTTTCAGGCAGTGGAAGGTTAGGAGACATTCCCCCTCCCTATCTATATGCAACATAGAGGCAAGACATGGGGGTGCTGGTGGTCTTCCTAGGCCAGCTTCCATGAGGACACACATACCCCAACACAAAACCACATGACATTATAGCAATTACTAGGAAACCTGAAACAACTCTCAATGTAATTCAACAGTGTAGTCACACTCTTCCTTACAACTTTaccaagaaagaaaggcaggcaatagtggagtgtgtctgtgtgtgtgtttgatatgGTGACTACCCATGGTTCTGAGAGCTGCGGTCCAGCATACCTAGCAGTCATCCACTTCACGAAGACTGTCCTAGACAGTGTTATTTACACACAGTTCAGGCAATAAACTCCAGCCTTAATCAGGAGTCATACCTGAAACCATAGGCACAGCTAAAAGGATGGTAGGGATAAGGTTACTTGTGTAAGACCCACCCTCATATCCCTTCTCCATCTGCAGTCACTAATGTGTGAGTAGTGCAAAGATCTGCAATGAAGTCTGTGTTCAGCTGAACCTACTCCGAGAGCCCCAGTGACTGAGAACCTTGAGAAGGCAAGGCTTTCAATCACAGGAAATTCACACAAATTCAGCTTAGCACACTTGCCAGATGTACTTCAGATTTTCACACTCCTTACACAATGGtcaaaatgacttctgagtaaGGAGgtgatgtttgtgtgtgagag is part of the Pogona vitticeps strain Pit_001003342236 chromosome 5, PviZW2.1, whole genome shotgun sequence genome and encodes:
- the PRICKLE1 gene encoding prickle-like protein 1, with the translated sequence MDPKIGNLTYGFQRSSTSDDDSGCALEEYAWVPPGLRPEQVQLYFACLPEEKIPYVNSLGEKHRIKQLLYQLPPHDNEVRYCQSLSEEEKKELQIFSSQRKKEALGRGTVKVLPRALIHTLCEQCGTKINGGEVAVFASRAGPGVCWHPSCFMCFTCSELLVDLIYFYQDGKIHCGRHHAELLKPRCSACDEIIFADECTEAEGRHWHMKHFCCLECETILGGQRYIMKDGRPFCCGCFESLYAEYCETCGEHIGVDHAQMTYDGQHWHATETCFSCAHCKVSLLGCPFLPKQGQIYCSKSCSLGEDVHASDSSDSAFQSARSRDSRRSVRMGKSSRSADQCRQSLLLSPAMNYKFPGLSSTADDTLSRKLDDLSLSRQGVSFVDEDLWKGRGEEISDDPEEWAEHEDYMTQLLLKFGDKGLFQQPVDLDVRGNEQWICEGMVKGRTELKKNSQSLASKKYQSDMYWAQSQDGLGDSAYGSHPGPGNSRKIQELDMEHGTPRYKCDQKPWYGNSLECLSNLKQEQCVRDSMDSLALSNITGASVDGEVKPRPSLYSLHTYQELETEDCEKMSNMGTLNSSMLHRSTESLKSLSSELCQGEPLPEEKPVHMPVLRRSKSQSRPQQVKFSDDVIDNGNYENLDIRQPPMSERTRRRVYHFEDQGKKHQHRRRRSRKSRSDNALHLVAERKTSPKERLNFYSPQDYDKFVQNKTPHAVRACTPNSYSHYTHIASDYDQFLGFFGDEEDSWYSSSSSSDSEEEGYFLGQPIPQPRSVRYPYYTDVLASPTAELPSSQFGQRTTKSKKRKMHKGKNCIIS